A genome region from Bombilactobacillus bombi includes the following:
- the dltC gene encoding D-alanine--poly(phosphoribitol) ligase subunit DltC, translating into MDVKTTVLDILADLTGSDDVKTNLDQSLFDSGLLDSMATVQLLLELQQQLDIDVPVSEFDRQEWETPNKIIAKVENLTNE; encoded by the coding sequence ATGGACGTAAAAACAACAGTTTTAGATATTTTGGCAGATTTAACAGGTAGTGATGATGTGAAGACCAATTTGGATCAGTCTTTATTTGATAGTGGTTTGTTAGATTCAATGGCTACAGTACAGTTGTTGTTGGAATTACAACAACAATTAGATATTGATGTACCAGTATCGGAATTTGATCGTCAAGAATGGGAAACACCAAACAAAATTATTGCAAAGGTTGAAAACTTGACAAATGAGTAA
- the dltD gene encoding D-alanyl-lipoteichoic acid biosynthesis protein DltD yields MSNLKKLGKIVAPMVLAAILAIVVLYGPWHFPTTSATVKRASTSLTANVLRGDQIKDRALDDGYLMIMGSSELSRFDSLHPSVLTQKYNRGYKPFLLGSAGTQSLTHFFSTEAMGKHLDNKKVVVFISPQWFVKAGVDPRMFGSYYSKQQATYFVMHADPHSRADRYAAQRLLSMPSGKSDTDIESSLKAIASGHAINNWDKFTVGQLGSVNLRHQDQIFTRLAIDNHEDLIERRAKVLPTQYDYQRLDQLAFVLGKEHTTSNEFGIDNKFYQRKLKRYVKGLKNSQTDFTYEYGPEFSDFQLLLNQFKRHHVTPLFVITPVNGAWMDYTGLRPQMLDRFDHKIRYQLESQGFHHIADLHNDGRVPFFMQDTIHVGWRGWLKIDQQIHQFVKQPDKKNHYQMKDYFYSQKWQERNPRTIPSHP; encoded by the coding sequence ATGAGTAATCTAAAAAAGCTGGGCAAAATTGTCGCACCGATGGTTTTGGCCGCTATTTTGGCCATTGTAGTTTTATATGGACCGTGGCATTTTCCCACAACGTCAGCCACTGTTAAAAGAGCTTCTACTTCTTTAACTGCTAATGTATTACGTGGGGATCAGATTAAGGATCGAGCGTTAGATGACGGTTACTTGATGATAATGGGGTCATCAGAATTATCACGTTTTGATTCATTGCATCCTTCGGTATTGACTCAGAAATATAATCGCGGTTATAAACCTTTTTTGTTAGGCTCAGCCGGTACGCAGTCGTTGACTCATTTTTTTTCGACTGAAGCGATGGGAAAACATCTTGATAATAAAAAGGTAGTTGTCTTTATTTCTCCACAATGGTTTGTTAAAGCAGGTGTTGATCCGCGAATGTTTGGGAGTTACTATTCCAAACAGCAAGCTACGTACTTTGTAATGCATGCTGATCCTCATTCTCGTGCTGATCGTTATGCGGCACAGCGATTATTATCAATGCCATCTGGTAAATCAGATACCGATATTGAAAGCTCTTTAAAAGCAATTGCTTCAGGCCATGCTATTAATAATTGGGATAAATTTACTGTAGGACAATTGGGTAGTGTAAATTTGCGTCATCAAGATCAAATCTTTACACGTTTAGCAATTGATAACCATGAAGATTTGATTGAGCGCCGGGCAAAAGTTTTGCCTACTCAGTATGATTATCAAAGACTAGATCAATTAGCTTTTGTTTTAGGTAAAGAACATACAACTAGTAATGAATTTGGCATTGACAATAAATTTTATCAGCGTAAATTGAAGCGCTATGTTAAAGGTTTAAAAAATAGTCAAACTGATTTCACCTATGAGTATGGTCCGGAATTTTCAGATTTTCAGCTTTTATTAAATCAATTTAAACGGCATCATGTCACTCCGTTATTTGTGATTACACCGGTGAATGGTGCTTGGATGGATTATACTGGTTTGCGTCCACAAATGCTTGATCGTTTTGATCATAAGATTAGATATCAATTAGAATCTCAAGGCTTTCATCATATTGCTGATTTGCATAATGATGGACGTGTTCCTTTCTTCATGCAAGATACAATCCATGTAGGCTGGCGCGGTTGGCTCAAAATTGATCAACAAATACATCAATTTGTAAAGCAACCGGATAAAAAAAATCATTATCAAATGAAAGATTATTTTTATAGTCAAAAATGGCAAGAACGGAATCCAAGAACTATCCCTAGTCATCCCTAG
- the racE gene encoding glutamate racemase, whose translation MNNRPIGLLDSGVGGLTVVKQILRQLPHESTIFIGDQARLPYGTKTPPEIINFARQLVRFLISKNAKMIVIACNTATAAALPTLRREFNLPIIGVIASGSQAAVKQTKNQRVAVIATPATIKSHAYSDAIQQLQANIQVKGLATPEFVTIVENNQYRAQATQQIVQQTLSPLNEFAMDTLVMGCTHFPLLQPLIQQAVGPNVQLIDAGGATVQAVSTQLQQLKLKASDKQIPQHQFYTTGKTEQFVKIANDWLQPAVITAQHVEVTALEES comes from the coding sequence ATGAATAATCGGCCAATCGGTTTATTAGATTCAGGTGTCGGTGGATTGACAGTTGTGAAACAGATTTTGAGGCAGCTGCCTCATGAAAGTACAATTTTTATTGGCGATCAAGCACGTTTACCATATGGTACTAAAACTCCCCCAGAAATTATTAATTTTGCGCGTCAATTAGTGCGATTTTTAATTTCTAAAAATGCTAAGATGATTGTGATTGCTTGTAATACCGCTACAGCAGCTGCATTGCCTACTTTAAGGCGTGAATTTAATCTCCCTATCATCGGAGTTATTGCTTCAGGTAGTCAAGCTGCTGTAAAGCAAACTAAGAATCAACGAGTGGCAGTGATTGCCACGCCAGCTACTATTAAGTCACATGCTTATAGTGATGCGATTCAGCAATTACAAGCTAATATTCAAGTTAAAGGTTTGGCTACTCCCGAATTTGTTACCATAGTTGAAAATAATCAATATCGTGCTCAAGCTACCCAACAAATTGTACAACAGACTTTATCGCCTCTTAATGAATTTGCTATGGATACTTTAGTTATGGGTTGTACACATTTTCCCTTGTTGCAACCGCTAATTCAACAAGCAGTGGGTCCTAACGTTCAGTTAATTGATGCGGGTGGCGCTACAGTACAAGCAGTCAGCACCCAGTTGCAGCAATTAAAGCTGAAAGCTAGTGATAAGCAAATTCCGCAACATCAATTTTATACAACGGGAAAGACGGAGCAATTTGTTAAAATTGCTAATGACTGGTTACAGCCAGCAGTTATTACTGCTCAACATGTGGAAGTCACAGCTTTGGAGGAAAGTTAA
- a CDS encoding XTP/dITP diphosphatase has product MSELLIATKNRNKAHEFAAALNDKQLQIKTLLDYPNFPEIAETGLTFSENAHLKVAAAIKELNIPTLADDSGLMVDYLHGQPGVRSARYAGDHNDAANNAKLLAELAGVPLEQRQAQFVTTIVYCNPNTNQEIEVVGQLTGQILPVPRGNNGFGYDPLFYVPSLNKSLAQLTMEQKNRISHRGQAIKKFVAEYQKLK; this is encoded by the coding sequence ATGTCTGAATTATTAATTGCTACTAAAAATCGTAATAAAGCACATGAATTTGCGGCGGCTTTGAATGATAAGCAGTTGCAGATTAAGACACTACTGGATTATCCTAATTTTCCAGAAATTGCGGAAACTGGTTTAACTTTTTCAGAGAATGCGCATTTAAAAGTAGCAGCTGCGATTAAAGAATTAAATATACCCACTTTAGCAGATGATTCGGGACTAATGGTTGATTATTTGCATGGGCAACCAGGAGTTCGTTCGGCTCGTTATGCTGGAGATCATAATGATGCAGCTAATAATGCCAAATTATTGGCAGAATTAGCAGGAGTACCCTTAGAACAGCGTCAAGCACAATTTGTTACGACTATTGTTTATTGTAATCCGAACACTAATCAAGAAATTGAAGTAGTTGGGCAATTGACCGGTCAAATTCTACCAGTTCCACGCGGAAATAATGGTTTTGGCTATGATCCCTTATTTTATGTACCTAGTTTAAATAAAAGTTTGGCTCAGTTAACAATGGAACAAAAAAATCGCATTAGCCATCGTGGCCAAGCGATTAAAAAGTTTGTTGCTGAATATCAAAAATTGAAATAA
- a CDS encoding mechanosensitive ion channel family protein — MGNLLNKYNSIVNNNQQQNSNKEPLFLQQINNPQYWINLFNTLLSNVIKIILLSLFFWLLYKFGKRVVSRVTYNLRINTTSSNRSRTIATLTQNIYFYFLAFIYIYMVLSIMGAPVGTLITGAGIFSLALGLGAQGFVSDVVTGFFILVEQQFDVGDSVSVGDISGTVAYIGLRTTQIRSADGTLNYIPNRNITIVKNLSRGNMTTIIDLQLFPRTNIKQVTQVITQVNKDLTPKIADLVQAPQIIGPIDVQAGLLHYQISLSTKNGAQLAVKRQFLEAYLAALQQANISMPENTLDLTQ, encoded by the coding sequence TTGGGTAATTTATTGAATAAATATAATTCGATTGTGAATAACAATCAACAGCAAAATTCAAATAAGGAGCCATTGTTCCTTCAACAAATCAATAATCCTCAATATTGGATTAATCTTTTTAATACTTTGCTGAGCAATGTGATTAAGATAATCTTGTTGTCATTATTTTTTTGGTTGCTTTATAAATTTGGTAAAAGAGTAGTCAGTCGTGTAACTTATAATTTAAGAATCAATACGACAAGCTCTAACCGTTCTCGAACAATTGCAACTTTGACTCAAAATATTTATTTTTATTTTTTGGCTTTTATATATATATATATGGTCTTATCAATTATGGGCGCCCCGGTTGGTACCTTAATTACTGGAGCTGGAATCTTCAGTTTAGCTTTAGGTCTTGGTGCGCAAGGATTTGTTAGTGATGTCGTTACAGGTTTCTTTATTTTAGTAGAGCAACAATTTGATGTTGGTGATTCAGTGAGTGTGGGCGATATTTCTGGAACAGTAGCTTATATTGGCTTACGAACAACTCAAATTCGCAGTGCTGATGGTACTTTAAACTACATCCCTAATCGCAATATAACTATTGTGAAAAATCTTTCTCGTGGCAATATGACTACGATAATTGATTTGCAATTATTTCCCAGAACTAATATTAAACAAGTTACACAAGTCATCACACAAGTTAATAAAGATTTAACTCCTAAAATTGCCGATCTGGTTCAAGCTCCACAAATAATTGGACCGATTGATGTACAAGCAGGATTGTTGCATTATCAAATTAGTTTAAGTACAAAAAATGGCGCTCAACTTGCCGTCAAGCGTCAATTCTTGGAAGCTTATTTAGCAGCTTTACAGCAAGCCAACATCTCCATGCCCGAAAATACTTTAGACTTAACTCAATAA
- a CDS encoding DUF948 domain-containing protein, translating into MTMGQIAALIAAIAFVILVVYLGMMLFQLAKVLKKLQATVEETTKTVKTLTIDFDKIAHQGNDLTAKVNDLMADVNGKVGKLNPFFQSLENFGNSLERVSDKTNEPKTAKSCRVSPWLANKVAKKAWKIFRKKK; encoded by the coding sequence ATGACAATGGGTCAAATAGCCGCATTAATTGCAGCCATTGCATTTGTAATTTTAGTAGTTTACTTAGGGATGATGCTTTTTCAGTTGGCTAAAGTATTAAAGAAGCTCCAAGCAACTGTAGAAGAAACAACTAAGACAGTGAAGACATTAACAATTGATTTTGATAAGATTGCCCATCAAGGCAACGACTTAACCGCAAAAGTTAATGATTTAATGGCTGATGTGAATGGTAAAGTGGGTAAGTTAAATCCATTCTTTCAATCATTAGAAAACTTTGGTAACAGCTTGGAAAGAGTTAGTGACAAAACTAATGAGCCTAAAACTGCTAAAAGTTGTCGAGTATCACCTTGGTTAGCTAATAAAGTTGCCAAAAAGGCTTGGAAAATCTTTCGGAAGAAAAAATAA
- a CDS encoding response regulator transcription factor, whose amino-acid sequence MDKILIVDDDTILVHEIMSEFKKWDLLVSTVQDWKNVLQEFIKLQPDLVIMDVKLPNYDGFYWSDKIRQLSKLPIIFLTGVDQEPNAIRAMGNGADDYLIKPFSVNVLLSKVQASLRRYQVYGKTQVNTQLKFGKYILYTMSNEVTDGNNRVSLSPTEGNILKLLFLSDNYLISSEQCLQILWQGGLFLDNKALRVNMSRLRHKLRKIKLDIINVNKGGYRLLDQK is encoded by the coding sequence ATGGATAAGATTCTTATAGTAGATGACGATACAATTTTAGTACACGAAATAATGTCTGAATTTAAGAAATGGGACTTATTAGTTAGTACTGTCCAAGATTGGAAAAACGTTTTACAAGAATTTATTAAATTACAACCTGATTTAGTGATTATGGATGTTAAATTGCCTAACTATGATGGCTTTTATTGGTCTGATAAGATTAGACAATTATCCAAACTACCCATAATTTTTTTAACAGGGGTTGATCAAGAGCCAAATGCAATTCGTGCAATGGGTAACGGAGCAGATGATTATTTAATTAAACCATTTTCTGTAAATGTGTTGTTATCTAAAGTTCAGGCTTCTTTAAGAAGATATCAAGTTTATGGAAAAACTCAAGTTAATACTCAATTGAAATTTGGCAAATATATTCTTTATACTATGAGTAATGAAGTGACTGATGGCAATAACCGAGTTTCTCTATCTCCTACAGAAGGAAATATTTTAAAATTACTTTTTTTGAGTGATAATTATTTGATTTCTAGTGAACAATGTCTTCAGATTCTTTGGCAAGGTGGCCTTTTTTTGGATAATAAGGCTCTGCGTGTGAATATGAGTCGTTTAAGACATAAGCTGAGAAAGATTAAATTGGATATTATCAATGTTAATAAAGGGGGGTATCGTTTACTTGACCAAAAATAA